From Flavobacterium sp. 102, a single genomic window includes:
- the lpdA gene encoding dihydrolipoyl dehydrogenase, which produces MSSFDVVIIGSGPGGYVSAIRCAQLGFKTAIIEKYATLGGTCLNVGCIPSKALLASSHHYQELQHFADHGIEVSGEVKVNLEKMIARKQAVVDQTSGGVKFLMDKNKITVFEGLGSFEDATHVKVTKADGSTEIIEGKNIVIATGSKPSSLPFIKIDKERIITSTEALKLPEVPKHLIIIGGGVIGIELGQVYLRLGAQVSVVEYLDRIIPGMDAGLSKELTKVLKKQGMKFYTSHKVKEVTRKGKNVTVQADDAKGNTVTFEGDYCLVAVGRRPYTDGLNADKAGVKVTERGMIEVNDHLQTNVPNIYAIGDVVRGAMLAHKAEEEGTLVAEIMAGQKPHIDYNLIPGVVYTWPEVAAVGKTEEQLKEAGVAYKAGSFPFKALGRARASADNDGFVKILADAKTDEVLGIHMIGARCADLIAEAVTAMEFRASAEDISRMSHAHPTFAEAIKEAALAATDNRALHV; this is translated from the coding sequence ATGAGTTCATTTGACGTTGTCATCATAGGTTCAGGTCCGGGCGGATATGTTTCAGCTATTCGTTGTGCCCAATTAGGTTTCAAAACCGCCATCATTGAAAAATATGCTACTTTAGGAGGAACTTGCTTAAATGTAGGTTGTATTCCGTCTAAAGCACTTTTAGCTTCTTCTCATCATTACCAAGAATTGCAACACTTTGCGGATCACGGCATCGAGGTTTCGGGCGAAGTAAAAGTCAATTTAGAAAAAATGATTGCCCGCAAACAAGCAGTGGTTGACCAAACTTCCGGCGGCGTGAAGTTCTTAATGGACAAAAACAAAATCACCGTTTTCGAAGGATTAGGTTCTTTTGAAGATGCCACTCACGTTAAAGTAACCAAAGCCGACGGTTCAACTGAAATAATCGAAGGAAAAAATATCGTAATCGCAACCGGTTCAAAACCGTCTTCGTTGCCATTCATCAAAATCGACAAAGAAAGAATCATCACTTCTACCGAAGCCTTGAAATTGCCTGAAGTACCGAAACACTTAATCATCATTGGTGGCGGCGTTATTGGCATCGAATTAGGACAAGTCTATTTAAGATTAGGCGCACAAGTTTCTGTGGTAGAATATTTAGACCGAATCATTCCAGGTATGGATGCCGGTTTGTCTAAAGAATTGACCAAAGTCTTGAAAAAACAAGGCATGAAATTCTATACTTCTCACAAAGTGAAAGAGGTAACCCGAAAAGGTAAAAACGTAACCGTTCAAGCCGATGATGCTAAAGGAAATACGGTAACTTTTGAAGGCGATTATTGCTTAGTAGCCGTTGGTCGTCGTCCTTATACTGACGGATTAAATGCTGATAAAGCCGGTGTAAAAGTAACGGAAAGAGGTATGATTGAAGTCAATGACCATTTACAAACGAATGTTCCAAATATCTATGCGATTGGTGATGTAGTTCGTGGTGCCATGTTGGCTCACAAAGCCGAAGAAGAAGGTACTTTGGTGGCTGAAATTATGGCGGGACAAAAACCACACATCGATTACAACTTAATTCCGGGTGTAGTTTACACTTGGCCTGAAGTAGCAGCTGTTGGTAAAACCGAAGAGCAATTAAAAGAAGCCGGAGTGGCTTACAAAGCCGGAAGTTTCCCTTTCAAAGCGTTAGGAAGAGCTCGTGCCAGTGCAGACAACGATGGTTTTGTTAAAATTTTGGCAGACGCTAAAACTGACGAAGTTTTAGGAATCCACATGATTGGTGCCCGTTGTGCCGATTTGATTGCTGAAGCCGTAACCGCCATGGAATTCAGAGCCAGTGCCGAAGATATTTCACGTATGTCACATGCGCATCCAACTTTTGCAGAAGCTATAAAAGAAGCTGCTTTAGCCGCTACGGATAACAGAGCATTACACGTGTAA
- a CDS encoding arsenate reductase ArsC: MKNILVLCTGNSCRSQMAHGYLAHFTDSDKVTVYSAGVETHGVNALAVAIMKEDGVDISKHTSNHVEEYFEIPFDYVITVCDNAKERCPFFPTQAVKLHYNFPDPSKVKGSTMEVIEEFRRVREMIKDYCKDFVATHNL, from the coding sequence ATGAAAAATATACTAGTTTTATGTACAGGCAACAGTTGTCGAAGCCAAATGGCGCATGGTTATTTGGCGCATTTCACCGATTCGGATAAAGTAACCGTGTATTCAGCCGGAGTGGAAACGCATGGTGTAAATGCTTTGGCAGTAGCTATTATGAAAGAAGACGGTGTTGATATTTCGAAACACACTTCTAATCATGTGGAGGAATATTTCGAAATTCCTTTTGATTATGTGATTACCGTTTGTGACAATGCCAAAGAACGTTGTCCGTTTTTTCCAACGCAAGCGGTAAAGTTGCACTATAATTTTCCCGATCCGTCGAAAGTGAAAGGTTCTACGATGGAAGTTATTGAAGAATTTAGAAGGGTAAGAGAAATGATTAAAGACTATTGTAAAGACTTTGTTGCAACCCATAATCTATAA
- a CDS encoding trans-aconitate 2-methyltransferase produces the protein MERKEHWENVFSTKTEMEVSWYQKYPKTSVDFITALHLPLEARIIDIGGGDSYLMDALLDLGFTNLTLLDISAKAVERIKSRLGDRASKVTFIVSDILDFMPKEQYDIWHDRACFHFLTKANEVEKYSKIASQAVANDGKLFMGTFSDAGPKKCSGLEISQYNMESLRFVFERDFELSGCFTEAHQTPFDTIQDFLFCGFKRK, from the coding sequence ATGGAAAGAAAAGAACATTGGGAGAATGTGTTTTCCACTAAAACCGAAATGGAAGTGAGTTGGTACCAAAAGTATCCTAAAACTTCCGTTGATTTTATCACAGCTTTGCATTTGCCTTTGGAAGCTAGAATCATCGATATTGGTGGTGGCGACAGTTATTTGATGGATGCTTTGCTGGATTTAGGTTTTACCAATTTGACTTTGCTTGATATTTCGGCAAAAGCCGTTGAAAGAATCAAAAGTAGGTTAGGTGATAGAGCTTCAAAAGTCACTTTTATCGTTTCAGATATTTTGGATTTTATGCCTAAGGAACAATATGATATTTGGCATGACCGTGCTTGCTTTCACTTTTTGACTAAAGCCAATGAAGTAGAAAAATATTCTAAGATTGCTAGTCAGGCTGTAGCCAATGACGGAAAGCTTTTTATGGGTACTTTCTCTGATGCTGGTCCGAAAAAATGCAGTGGTTTGGAGATTTCCCAATACAATATGGAAAGTTTACGTTTCGTCTTTGAAAGAGATTTTGAATTAAGCGGATGCTTTACCGAAGCGCATCAAACGCCTTTTGATACAATCCAAGACTTCCTTTTTTGCGGATTTAAAAGAAAATAA
- the arsB gene encoding ACR3 family arsenite efflux transporter — protein sequence MKKRLTFLDRFLTLWIFLAMLVGVGIGYFIPNSADFINSFSSGTTNVPLAIGLILMMYPPLTKIDFSKVPQMFKQPKLLTASFFITWLVGPFLMFLLATFFLKDYPEYMTGLIIIGIAPCIAMVIVWNELAEGNRELTAGLIGINSLLQVCFFSLYAYFYLEIMLPLFGIKGLELNITIAEIAKTVGIYLGIPFALAVISRYAIKKFIGDKWFNQKFIPFVSPITLIALLFTIVIMFSLKGEMIVDLPMDVVRIAFPLVIFFTVMFFLMFFVSKKIGANYRDATALSFTASGNNFELAIAVSIGVFGINSGQAFAGVIGPLVEVPALIILVNVAFWLRKKYFTTTV from the coding sequence ATGAAAAAAAGACTTACTTTTTTAGATCGATTTTTAACATTGTGGATTTTTTTAGCAATGTTAGTCGGCGTTGGAATTGGCTATTTTATTCCAAATTCAGCTGATTTTATCAACTCGTTTTCTTCGGGAACAACCAATGTTCCTTTGGCGATTGGGTTGATCTTGATGATGTATCCGCCGTTAACCAAAATCGATTTTTCGAAAGTGCCGCAAATGTTCAAGCAGCCTAAATTGCTTACGGCTTCCTTTTTTATCACTTGGCTAGTCGGGCCGTTCTTGATGTTTTTATTGGCGACTTTTTTCTTGAAAGATTATCCCGAATACATGACCGGACTAATCATCATAGGGATTGCGCCTTGTATTGCGATGGTGATTGTTTGGAACGAATTGGCCGAAGGCAATCGCGAATTAACCGCAGGCTTGATTGGGATTAACAGTTTGCTGCAAGTTTGTTTTTTTAGTTTGTATGCTTATTTTTACTTGGAAATCATGTTGCCTTTGTTTGGGATTAAAGGACTGGAACTAAATATCACCATAGCCGAAATAGCCAAAACGGTTGGGATTTACCTTGGTATTCCTTTTGCTTTAGCGGTTATCAGTCGGTATGCGATTAAGAAATTTATAGGCGACAAATGGTTTAACCAAAAATTCATTCCCTTCGTTTCACCGATTACTTTGATTGCGTTATTATTCACCATTGTCATTATGTTCAGTTTGAAAGGCGAAATGATAGTCGATTTGCCGATGGATGTGGTTCGAATCGCTTTTCCGTTAGTAATCTTTTTTACCGTTATGTTCTTTTTGATGTTTTTTGTGTCGAAAAAGATTGGTGCCAATTACCGTGATGCGACAGCTTTATCGTTTACCGCTTCGGGAAATAATTTCGAGTTGGCGATTGCGGTTTCTATAGGTGTTTTCGGTATCAATAGTGGACAAGCTTTTGCAGGCGTAATTGGTCCGTTGGTGGAAGTACCGGCATTAATCATTTTGGTCAATGTGGCCTTTTGGCTTAGAAAAAAATATTTCACCACAACCGTTTAA
- a CDS encoding DinB family protein — translation MSTTATLLQLWMESRTRFTNQLATLTELDLVKKLPPAKNSVGFLIRHIGEVELLFAKNVFGSEEAKVVAKTVIEKKDTGEWTDLDALNAFVDYSFETLKKIVEQQKEEDWEVKIETKEFGIKTKAEAFGRIVSHTAYHAGQMAITIKYGSSQ, via the coding sequence ATGTCAACAACTGCAACCTTACTTCAATTGTGGATGGAGTCCAGAACCCGATTTACCAATCAATTGGCAACTTTAACCGAATTGGATTTGGTTAAAAAATTACCTCCGGCAAAGAATAGTGTTGGTTTTTTAATTAGACATATTGGAGAGGTTGAATTGCTTTTTGCTAAAAATGTTTTTGGCTCTGAAGAGGCAAAAGTGGTTGCCAAAACAGTGATTGAAAAGAAAGACACCGGTGAATGGACAGATCTGGATGCACTCAACGCCTTTGTTGATTATTCTTTTGAAACTTTGAAGAAAATAGTGGAACAACAAAAGGAAGAAGATTGGGAAGTGAAAATTGAGACCAAGGAGTTTGGGATAAAAACTAAAGCAGAAGCTTTTGGGAGAATTGTTTCACACACCGCATACCACGCCGGACAAATGGCCATTACAATTAAATATGGCAGTAGTCAATAA
- a CDS encoding low molecular weight phosphatase family protein, with translation MFENLSKTIKTITEIPVPNERKDVLNPLVDYIQTKVNSQMEIRLNFICTHNSRRSHLSQIWAQMMAFHFGIQNVFCYSGGTEATAMFPKVVETLTNEGFEIQKLSQEQNPVYAVKFDVNQHPIVCFSKTYFDEFNPKTHFGAIMTCNNADEGCPMVFGAEARFPIKYDDPKAFDGTDLMDEKYTERSLQIASEMYYVFSQIN, from the coding sequence ATGTTTGAAAATTTATCAAAAACGATCAAAACCATCACTGAAATTCCGGTTCCAAATGAAAGAAAGGATGTTTTAAATCCCTTAGTGGATTACATTCAGACTAAAGTCAATAGCCAAATGGAAATTCGTTTAAATTTCATTTGCACACACAATTCCCGCAGAAGTCATTTGTCCCAAATTTGGGCTCAAATGATGGCGTTTCATTTCGGAATTCAAAATGTATTTTGCTATTCGGGCGGAACCGAAGCTACGGCTATGTTTCCTAAAGTGGTTGAAACTTTGACTAATGAAGGATTTGAAATTCAAAAATTGAGTCAGGAACAAAATCCGGTATACGCCGTCAAATTCGATGTAAATCAGCATCCGATAGTTTGTTTTTCCAAAACGTATTTTGATGAATTCAATCCGAAAACCCATTTTGGCGCTATCATGACGTGCAATAATGCCGACGAAGGTTGTCCGATGGTTTTTGGTGCAGAAGCCCGATTCCCTATAAAATATGATGATCCAAAAGCCTTTGACGGAACGGATTTGATGGATGAAAAATATACGGAACGCAGTTTGCAAATTGCGAGTGAGATGTATTATGTGTTTTCTCAAATAAATTAA
- a CDS encoding DUF6428 family protein — MKLSEIKNELKSLSTIAFQLPNGELVPSHFHVTEVGKVTKHFIDCGGVIRKEEVVNFQLWEANDYDHRLHPEKLVHIIELSEAKLQIPDLEIEVEYQMKDTIGKFSLDFDGTNFQLRSKMTDCLAKDHCGIPPEKLKVKIGEWKPKEASCCTPDSGCC, encoded by the coding sequence ATGAAACTCTCAGAAATTAAAAACGAACTAAAAAGCTTGTCAACTATAGCTTTCCAATTGCCAAACGGCGAGTTGGTTCCCAGTCATTTCCACGTAACTGAAGTGGGCAAAGTGACCAAACATTTTATCGATTGCGGTGGCGTAATTCGAAAGGAAGAAGTGGTGAATTTCCAACTTTGGGAAGCCAATGATTATGACCACAGATTGCATCCGGAGAAGTTGGTTCACATTATTGAATTGTCAGAAGCAAAACTTCAAATCCCCGATTTAGAAATCGAAGTGGAGTACCAAATGAAAGACACTATCGGTAAATTCAGTTTAGATTTTGACGGGACTAATTTCCAATTAAGATCCAAAATGACCGATTGTTTGGCGAAAGACCATTGTGGCATTCCACCGGAAAAATTAAAAGTCAAAATAGGCGAGTGGAAACCAAAAGAAGCTTCATGTTGTACACCTGATTCGGGTTGTTGTTAG
- a CDS encoding helix-turn-helix transcriptional regulator, protein MGASKTESFSIEQNEMATLFKALSHPARIAIVDYLLTVDSCICGDIVNELPLAQPTISQHLKELKNANIIKGTIEGTAICYCINPDTIDKIENHFGVIRHKLKNKCC, encoded by the coding sequence ATGGGCGCATCAAAAACAGAATCTTTTTCTATTGAACAAAACGAAATGGCCACCTTATTCAAAGCTTTGTCGCATCCGGCGCGAATAGCCATTGTGGATTATTTATTAACGGTAGATAGTTGTATTTGTGGCGATATTGTCAACGAATTGCCATTGGCACAGCCAACCATTTCCCAGCATCTAAAAGAATTAAAAAACGCCAATATCATCAAAGGCACTATCGAAGGAACCGCCATTTGCTATTGCATTAACCCGGATACTATTGATAAAATTGAAAACCATTTTGGTGTGATTCGCCACAAATTAAAAAATAAATGTTGTTGA
- the tpx gene encoding thiol peroxidase: MATITLGGNPINTNGELPTTGSKAPEFQLVTQDLSITTLADFAGSKVVLNIFPSIDTNTCATSVRTFNAKASTLANTKVLCISRDLPFAQKRFCGAEGLDNVINLSDFNTGNFGKAYGLEIVDGAFSGLHARAVIVIDENGTVTHTELVAEIANEPNYESALAAL, translated from the coding sequence ATGGCAACAATTACTTTGGGTGGAAATCCAATAAACACCAATGGCGAATTACCAACAACAGGTTCAAAAGCCCCTGAATTTCAATTAGTAACACAAGATTTAAGCATCACTACGCTAGCCGATTTTGCCGGAAGCAAAGTTGTTTTAAACATATTCCCAAGCATTGACACCAATACTTGCGCTACTTCAGTACGAACGTTTAATGCCAAAGCGAGTACTTTAGCAAACACCAAAGTATTGTGCATTTCTCGCGATTTGCCTTTTGCCCAAAAACGTTTTTGCGGTGCGGAAGGTTTAGACAACGTAATCAACCTTTCTGATTTCAACACCGGAAACTTTGGTAAAGCATATGGTTTGGAAATCGTTGATGGCGCTTTCTCAGGCTTACACGCAAGAGCTGTAATTGTAATTGACGAAAACGGAACAGTAACCCATACCGAATTGGTTGCCGAAATTGCCAACGAACCTAACTACGAATCCGCTTTAGCAGCGCTATAA
- a CDS encoding diacylglycerol kinase family protein: protein MAFEKDNSFITGRLKSVGYAVKGALKLITTEHSVMVQFTLAIIMIIAGFYFEIDRYEWMMQILAFGLVLGIESLNTAVEKIADFVHPEFHDRIGFIKDIAAGAVMFAALAAIAIGLLIYVPKFL, encoded by the coding sequence ATGGCATTCGAAAAAGACAATTCCTTCATCACCGGAAGATTAAAAAGCGTTGGTTATGCGGTCAAAGGTGCCCTCAAACTTATCACTACGGAACACAGTGTGATGGTGCAATTTACTCTGGCCATCATTATGATTATAGCCGGATTTTATTTTGAGATTGACCGTTATGAATGGATGATGCAAATATTGGCTTTTGGGTTAGTGTTAGGCATTGAAAGTTTGAATACAGCCGTGGAGAAAATAGCCGACTTTGTGCATCCTGAGTTTCATGACCGAATTGGTTTTATCAAAGATATTGCCGCCGGTGCCGTAATGTTTGCTGCCTTAGCTGCAATAGCGATAGGTTTGCTCATTTATGTTCCAAAATTTTTATAA
- a CDS encoding DNA translocase FtsK — MLFGFVLVLLSIAFLVSFISFFLHGQADQSAVNAITDRNEPVKNWLGKFGAYLADLFIYRGFGIASFLFVKLFFLSGAFLVLDLPVKKLKNTWFWDLFALVVLSILFGFFAYTLPELGGTIGFEMNLFLQDYIGKTGTGLVLVFSIIIYLIFKIKISPDAIKSFFEKKHKDIKEDLSSIVGSNDKGVDYNLEEFAVNDTEEEPIEEPTLKPSQFEINKEALKPTIENASEINLEPTIKMAVTPTPVEPVYVEPVKQIIETNDEAFTIEKAADEDVMEENLAAKLVADFGLFDPTLELSNYKFPTIDLLKEYASVGITINQEELEENKNRIVETLRNYKIDIAQIKATVGPSVTLYEIVPEAGIRISKIKSLEDDIALSLSALGIRIIAPIPGKGTIGIEVPNKNPTMVPMKSVISSAKFQEAEMELPIALGKTISNETFVVDLAKMPHLLMAGATGQGKSVGLNAVLTSLLYKKHPAEVKFVLVDPKKVELTLFNKIERHYLAKLPDTEDAIITDNNKVINTLNSLCLEMDNRYSLLKDAMVRNIKEYNEKFKGRKLNPENGHRFLPYIVLVVDEFADLIMTAGKEVETPIARLAQLARAIGIHLIIATQRPSVNVITGMIKANFPARIAFRVTSKIDSRTILDSGGADQLIGRGDLLFSNGNDLVRVQCAFVDTPEVEKIVDYIGSQKAYASAYLLPEYVGEDGSSVNLEFDISERDSMFREAAEIIVTAQQGSASLLQRKLKLGYNRAGRLIDQLEAAGIVGPFEGSKARSVNIPDLTSLDQFFSNEQNNH; from the coding sequence ATGCTGTTTGGTTTTGTATTGGTCTTACTCTCTATCGCCTTTTTGGTTTCCTTCATTTCTTTCTTTTTACATGGTCAAGCCGACCAAAGTGCTGTTAATGCTATAACAGATCGAAACGAACCGGTGAAAAACTGGTTGGGTAAATTCGGCGCTTACTTAGCCGATTTATTTATCTACCGTGGTTTTGGTATCGCTTCCTTCCTATTCGTAAAGCTATTCTTTTTGAGCGGTGCTTTCCTGGTATTGGATTTACCGGTTAAAAAGCTAAAAAATACTTGGTTTTGGGATTTGTTTGCCCTAGTGGTATTGTCCATCCTATTTGGTTTCTTTGCCTATACTTTACCGGAATTAGGCGGAACGATTGGTTTTGAAATGAATTTATTCCTTCAGGATTATATCGGAAAGACCGGAACCGGATTGGTGTTGGTTTTCTCCATCATTATTTATCTCATCTTTAAAATAAAAATATCTCCGGATGCGATTAAGTCTTTCTTCGAAAAGAAACACAAAGACATCAAAGAAGATTTAAGCAGTATTGTAGGTTCCAATGACAAAGGTGTCGATTACAACTTAGAAGAATTTGCCGTAAATGACACGGAAGAAGAGCCAATCGAAGAGCCAACGCTCAAACCTTCTCAATTTGAAATCAATAAAGAAGCGTTGAAACCAACCATTGAAAATGCTTCTGAAATCAATTTGGAACCAACCATTAAAATGGCGGTTACGCCTACTCCGGTAGAACCGGTTTATGTAGAGCCTGTAAAGCAAATCATAGAAACCAATGACGAAGCTTTTACCATTGAAAAAGCAGCGGATGAAGATGTAATGGAAGAAAATTTGGCTGCAAAATTAGTAGCCGATTTTGGTTTGTTTGACCCAACCTTAGAATTGTCCAACTATAAATTCCCAACGATTGACTTGCTTAAAGAATACGCTTCCGTAGGCATTACCATCAATCAGGAAGAATTAGAAGAAAATAAAAACCGAATTGTAGAAACGCTTCGCAACTATAAAATCGATATTGCCCAAATCAAAGCGACGGTTGGACCATCGGTAACACTTTATGAAATCGTACCCGAAGCCGGAATCCGTATTTCAAAAATAAAAAGTTTGGAAGACGATATTGCGTTATCGCTTTCTGCCTTAGGAATTCGTATCATCGCGCCTATTCCGGGGAAAGGAACCATCGGGATTGAAGTACCGAATAAGAATCCGACTATGGTACCGATGAAGAGTGTAATCTCTTCGGCTAAGTTCCAAGAAGCGGAAATGGAATTGCCTATCGCTTTAGGAAAAACCATTTCGAATGAAACCTTTGTGGTCGATTTAGCTAAAATGCCGCACCTTTTGATGGCCGGAGCAACCGGACAAGGAAAATCGGTTGGATTGAATGCGGTACTGACTTCTTTATTATACAAAAAACATCCTGCGGAAGTAAAGTTTGTTTTGGTCGACCCAAAGAAAGTAGAGCTTACCTTATTTAATAAGATAGAACGCCATTATTTGGCCAAATTACCCGATACCGAGGACGCGATTATCACCGATAACAACAAAGTAATCAATACACTGAATTCGCTTTGTTTGGAAATGGACAATCGTTATTCGTTACTGAAAGACGCCATGGTGCGTAACATTAAAGAATACAACGAAAAGTTCAAAGGCCGAAAATTGAATCCGGAGAACGGTCACCGTTTCTTGCCTTATATCGTTTTGGTGGTCGATGAGTTTGCCGATTTGATTATGACCGCCGGTAAAGAAGTAGAAACCCCTATTGCGCGTTTGGCCCAATTAGCCCGTGCGATTGGAATTCACTTAATCATCGCTACGCAAAGACCTTCGGTGAATGTAATTACCGGTATGATTAAAGCCAACTTCCCGGCGCGTATTGCGTTTAGAGTAACTTCTAAAATTGATTCCAGAACTATTTTAGATTCAGGCGGTGCTGACCAATTGATAGGTCGTGGTGATTTATTGTTCTCTAACGGAAATGATTTGGTGCGTGTGCAATGTGCTTTTGTAGATACGCCTGAAGTAGAAAAGATTGTAGATTACATAGGTTCTCAAAAAGCTTATGCCAGTGCTTACTTGTTACCGGAGTATGTGGGTGAAGATGGTAGTAGCGTGAATTTAGAGTTTGACATCTCCGAAAGAGACAGCATGTTTAGAGAAGCTGCCGAAATAATCGTAACTGCCCAACAAGGTTCGGCATCATTATTGCAAAGAAAATTGAAACTAGGCTACAACCGTGCCGGAAGACTGATAGATCAGCTCGAAGCCGCGGGAATCGTAGGGCCATTTGAAGGAAGTAAAGCGCGTAGTGTCAACATTCCCGACTTGACTTCGTTAGACCAATTTTTTAGCAATGAACAAAACAATCATTAA
- a CDS encoding outer membrane lipoprotein carrier protein LolA, whose protein sequence is MNKLLSIALLLLISFTTNAQDKKAKDLLDQVTAKVKTYKNISIDFKYTLYNSKENINKESKGNLVLEGNKYVLNFLGVTKIYDGKKSYTIVPEDEEVTISSVNDKDENAITPSKMLTFFNSGYKYYWDILQDVKGRKIQYIKLVPINPKDQRKEVLLGIDSQTKNIYNVIEMGKNGTKTTLTVNSFKTNQPLSKNQFTFVPSKYPNYYINKID, encoded by the coding sequence ATGAACAAACTACTATCTATTGCATTACTACTACTCATTAGTTTTACTACTAATGCACAAGATAAAAAAGCCAAAGACTTGCTCGACCAAGTTACCGCTAAGGTAAAAACCTATAAGAATATCTCCATCGATTTTAAATACACACTCTACAACAGTAAAGAGAACATCAACAAAGAAAGCAAAGGCAATCTGGTGTTGGAAGGCAACAAATATGTTTTAAATTTCTTAGGTGTAACCAAAATATATGATGGCAAAAAAAGCTACACCATCGTTCCAGAAGACGAAGAAGTAACGATTTCGAGCGTAAATGACAAAGACGAAAATGCTATTACGCCTTCTAAAATGCTTACCTTTTTCAATAGCGGTTATAAGTATTATTGGGACATTCTTCAAGACGTAAAAGGACGTAAAATTCAGTATATCAAATTGGTACCTATCAACCCTAAAGACCAACGCAAAGAAGTGCTATTAGGTATCGATTCCCAAACCAAAAACATCTACAATGTGATTGAAATGGGCAAAAACGGAACTAAAACCACCCTTACTGTTAATTCTTTTAAAACCAACCAACCTTTATCAAAAAATCAGTTTACCTTTGTGCCGAGTAAATATCCAAATTACTATATCAACAAAATAGATTAA
- the ribB gene encoding 3,4-dihydroxy-2-butanone-4-phosphate synthase, with amino-acid sequence MDTTTTTKIQLNTIEEAIEDIRQGKIIIVVDDEDRENEGDFLAAAEKVTPEMINFMATHGRGLICAPLTERRCNELELHSMVKNNTDHMETAFTVSVDLKGHGVTTGISAADRAKTILALVNEETKPHDLARPGHIFPLTAKQGGVLRRTGHTEAAIDFARLAGFKPAGVIVEIMNEDGSMARLPELVEVAKKFDLKLVSIEDLVAYRMQHDSLIVKKEDFDIETRFGSFRMRAYQQTTNKQVHLALTKGSWNAGEPILTRIISTQANNDILNSLTDCPDKKLDDVFNRIIQENKGAVLFINQEKDSSDLLNRLTELKQLQAEGILKAPQIKMDIKDFGIGAQILHDIDIAKIRLISNTTQTKRVGMIGYGLEITEYVAY; translated from the coding sequence ATGGACACAACCACTACAACAAAAATCCAACTCAACACTATAGAAGAAGCCATTGAAGACATTCGCCAAGGCAAAATAATTATCGTTGTTGATGATGAAGACCGTGAAAATGAAGGCGATTTTTTGGCAGCAGCCGAAAAAGTAACTCCGGAGATGATCAACTTCATGGCCACTCACGGACGCGGATTAATTTGCGCCCCACTAACCGAACGTCGTTGCAACGAATTGGAACTTCACTCGATGGTGAAAAACAACACCGACCACATGGAAACTGCCTTTACGGTTTCGGTCGATTTAAAAGGTCATGGTGTTACCACGGGAATTTCCGCAGCCGATAGGGCTAAAACTATATTGGCTTTAGTGAATGAAGAGACCAAACCCCATGATTTAGCACGTCCGGGACACATTTTTCCTTTAACCGCTAAGCAAGGAGGTGTTTTGAGAAGAACTGGCCATACTGAAGCGGCTATCGACTTTGCAAGACTTGCCGGCTTCAAACCTGCTGGTGTGATTGTGGAGATTATGAATGAAGACGGCAGCATGGCGCGTTTACCGGAATTGGTAGAAGTAGCTAAGAAATTTGACTTGAAATTGGTTTCTATAGAAGATTTGGTAGCCTACAGAATGCAACACGATAGTCTGATTGTAAAGAAAGAAGACTTTGACATAGAAACCCGTTTTGGTTCGTTCCGCATGAGAGCTTATCAGCAAACGACAAACAAACAAGTACACTTGGCTTTGACCAAAGGCAGTTGGAATGCCGGAGAACCTATCTTAACACGTATAATTTCGACCCAAGCCAATAACGATATCCTGAATAGCTTAACCGATTGTCCGGATAAAAAACTAGACGATGTATTCAACAGAATCATCCAAGAAAACAAAGGAGCGGTATTGTTCATTAACCAAGAAAAAGACTCTTCAGACCTATTAAATAGGCTAACCGAATTAAAACAATTACAAGCCGAAGGCATTTTAAAAGCCCCACAAATCAAAATGGACATCAAAGACTTTGGTATCGGTGCACAAATATTGCACGATATTGATATCGCAAAGATTCGATTAATCTCTAATACTACCCAAACCAAGCGTGTCGGGATGATTGGGTATGGATTGGAGATTACAGAATATGTGGCTTATTAA